In Cellvibrio polysaccharolyticus, a genomic segment contains:
- a CDS encoding FKBP-type peptidyl-prolyl cis-trans isomerase → MNITENCVASFHYTLTDGSGKVLDSSEGQEPLSYLHGAGNIIPGLEKELLGKKVGDKLNVSVKAAEAYGERDDSMVQKLPSSMFSGVDSIEAGMEFHAETEHGLQVVTVTSVENDEVTIDGNHPLAGVDLTFDVEITEIRAATEEEVNHGHAHGAGGHHH, encoded by the coding sequence ATGAATATTACTGAAAACTGCGTTGCCAGCTTCCATTACACCCTGACCGACGGCTCTGGCAAAGTGCTGGATTCATCAGAGGGCCAGGAGCCACTGTCTTACCTGCACGGTGCAGGCAATATCATTCCAGGTTTGGAAAAAGAATTGCTGGGCAAAAAAGTAGGCGACAAGCTGAATGTTTCTGTTAAAGCTGCAGAAGCCTATGGTGAGCGCGATGACAGCATGGTGCAAAAATTGCCATCCAGTATGTTCAGCGGCGTAGACAGCATTGAAGCCGGTATGGAATTTCATGCAGAAACCGAACACGGCCTGCAAGTTGTTACCGTAACCTCGGTTGAAAATGATGAAGTCACTATTGACGGCAACCACCCGTTAGCCGGCGTTGATTTGACCTTTGATGTGGAAATTACTGAAATTCGTGCAGCAACCGAAGAAGAAGTAAACCATGGCCACGCGCACGGCGCTGGCGGTCATCACCACTAA